AGATCGGGAGCAGGAATAACCCATGAGCGACGCCCCCCACATCCTGCTGCTCGGCGGCACCAGCGAAACCGCGCCTTTGGCTGTTAAACTGGCCACGGCGGGCTATCAGGTGCTGGTCTCAACGGCCACGGATGCCGATCTCGCTGTCGGCGATCATCCGTCCATCCGCCGCCGCTGCGGTCGTATGGACCGTGACCAGCTTGCCGCGCTGATCGACCGGGAGCGGATGGCGGCGATTATCGACGCCACCCATCCCTATGCCCGTGACGCGCATCAGGCGGCACGCGATGCGGCCGCACACAGCCAGCGCCCCTACCTTCGCTACCAGCGTCGGGCGTTGGTGGAGGCGTCCGGCAACGTGGTGACGGCCCGCGATCATGACGAGGCCGCACTCTTGGCCTGCGCCGATGGGCGGCCGGTGCTGCTCACCACCGGCTCACGCCATCTCGCCCCCTATGTGGCGACGGCCCAGCGCCACGGCATCGCACTCTATGCCCGCATGCTGGATCATCCCGAGGCCGTGGCCGCCTGTGAGCAGGCCGGGCTGGCGGAGAACGGGCGCATCTTCGGTCGCGGCCCGTTCAGTCTGGAACAGAACCGCGCCCTGATCCGCCAGTACAACATTGGCGTGCTGGTCACCAAGGACAGCGGCCGGGCCGGTGGCGTGGCGGAAAAGCTCGAAGCCGCCCGCCTGGAACAGTGCCGGGTGATCGTGGTGCAACGGCCCGACGAAACAACGCACAATACATTTGACGACATGGATCGGCTGGTCACGGCACTCCAGCAGTGCTGCCCGCCGATCCCAGCGGTCTTAAAAATAGGAGAAATAAAGTGAATA
This region of uncultured Desulfuromonas sp. genomic DNA includes:
- the cobK gene encoding precorrin-6A reductase: MSDAPHILLLGGTSETAPLAVKLATAGYQVLVSTATDADLAVGDHPSIRRRCGRMDRDQLAALIDRERMAAIIDATHPYARDAHQAARDAAAHSQRPYLRYQRRALVEASGNVVTARDHDEAALLACADGRPVLLTTGSRHLAPYVATAQRHGIALYARMLDHPEAVAACEQAGLAENGRIFGRGPFSLEQNRALIRQYNIGVLVTKDSGRAGGVAEKLEAARLEQCRVIVVQRPDETTHNTFDDMDRLVTALQQCCPPIPAVLKIGEIK